The stretch of DNA AACGTTCGCACCATCGGTCGCAATAATTATAAATTCCCTCGATATAGTGCGGGTTGGCGGCCATTGCTTTAAGCTTTTCTTTATCCATTTTTCAGCTTCCGTTATGGTTAACAAAAACGGTTCGCACGGTTACTACAGGGGTATAGGGACAGGGCTCGCGCCGGAGCCGGTTTTTGTGTTTATTATAATATAATTTCATTGCACAAAAAGCGCAGGTTTAGGCAATAAAGATGTTTTCTGCAGAGTTTGACTACTCCTGTACATTCCTGTATTCTCCCTGAATTCATGCATATAACGGAAAGTGATGCCCGAGGTTTAATTCGGCCTCTCGTTGAAATGACCTCTTTTAGCGCACGTCTGTAGGTCATATATACAGCTCTTCAACCCGGATGTCTTCCGGTATGCCCTCCACTGGAGCAGCAGGGAAATCATACCCACTCATACCGCTCAGAATTGCCTCTCTTATTAAGTTACACGGCGTTACTATTTTTGAGATCGAGCTGTGGGGTAGAAAAAAGGGGGGAAACCATCAACTTTTTAACGAAATCAGTGCAAAAATCCTATAACATTGTATATAATAGAGTAATAGGCTCCACAACAAAACCTTCAGTTACATTTTATGGATCACAATGACAGTAAAATACAAATCCGGAAAGACGTAATTCCTTCGGGGATGCGTCGTAGTGGGGGTATGCCCGACGGCGCGGAACAGATTCCCCTGGGCTCGGGAATAGTAACGTCCCTTCTTGGTAAAGGCGGGATGGCCAATGTTTATGAGATATGGAATTCGCAGCTCGAGGTGCATCATGCAGTCAAGCTGATCAATCCGAATTGCAGCAAGGATTCTCTGGAGCGTTTCCAGACCGAGATCAAGATAACTGCAAAGCTGCACCATCCGAATATCACCGAAATTTATGCTGTAGGTAAATGGGACGATCTGCCCTATATCGAGATGGAGAAGCTTGACGGGGTCAGTCTGGACGCTCTTATTTGTCAGCGTGGTGCGCTGCCGGTACCGGTCTGTACCGCAATAGGGATCATGGTCGGTCGTGCACTCAAATATGCACATAATCAGGAGTATGTGATCTACGGCAAAACCTATCACGGCATTGTTCATCGTGATCTCAAACCGGGAAATATCATGGTCTGCAAGGATGGGGTTGTCAAACTCATGGATTTCGGCATTGCCCGGCCAACCGAAGCTTCGTTTCATACCTTTGACGGTTCGGTAATCGGAACGCTTCAATATCTCTCTCCCGAGCAGCTTAACGGCGAAGAGCTGGATATACGGACTGATATTTATTCGCTGGGCACAACACTGTACGAGGCATTGACCGGCAAGCAGGCTTTTCCGGAAAAAAATGTGCATAAACTCGTGGTAGACAAAAGTGCAAACAAGTTTGTCCCTTTAAAGGAGTATGCCCTTTCGGTTCCCCCCCGTCTCGCAAAGCTGATTCATAAATCCATGCTCTACGAACGTTCAAAGCGTATCGCTGATGCCGGTGTATTTCTTGCAGAACTGGACAAGATTCACCGGAGTGTTACCTCTGCTTTTCCCGAAGAAGTTGTGCAACGATATCTGAATAGTCCGGAGGAGGGCAAAACGGTAATTCCGACCCGCAACATGCTTCCCATACGTATTACCGTGGCATGCCTCTGTATCATTCTTGCGGGGTTTTCTTTTTTCAAACTCGTACGGTACTATCTGAGTGAATGGAAAGAGCAGACTGCTGTTCTCGACCCAAAGCAACCACCGGTTATTCAGGAACCGGTCAAGTCCGCTCCACCGCCGGAGGTTATTGCTGAACAACCTGAGCAGAAGAACGTTACCGGTCGGAGAAAAGTACATCAGGCTGAAACTTCCCCCAAAAAGGTTTCTTCGAAGACAGAACCGGCGTCACGGAAAGCCGAACCGGAACGGGCTCCACCCAAAAAGACAATGAGTCCTATCGAAAAACTTCAAATCCGTTACGCTGATACCGAACTCATAGATATTATGGCCTTGGAGCTGAAAAACGGCAATTATTCGAGCGCTGTTACAATATACGATCATCTTTCGCCCGGTGTACAGGCCTCCCAACAGGCCCTTCTCTACATGCTTCGTGCCTTGAATAAAACGGGAGACAGGGTACGTCTTGCAGAATTTATCGATAAGACGGAACTTAATGATGCAGAATTTTATCTGGCCGCGGCCCGCCTTTCCTATGAGCGAAAAAATATCGTGAAAACCAAAACGCTGCTTGAAAAAAGCTTGAAATCACCCCGTCTTCTAATGGATTATAATAAATTAAAACAAGAAGTGAGCTACTACCGGGCCTTGTGCTCGACGTATCTGTTCGACAAAAACCCCTCCGAAGAAAACTGGAAAGCCGCAATAGGTGAATGGCATCAGGTCATGAGTCTTCTACGGAGCGAACCGCAGCATAAATATTATCAAAAGGCCGAATCGGAGAGGAAGCGTATCGGTGCAAAATTCAGGTCCCGTCAAGGGTAAGATGATGACAATACACAAAGGACGGCCTTTTATTGGCGGATTGTTGCTGTTCCTGTTTGTTTCCGGGGGCATGCTCAAGGTAAATATCGCCCGGGCAGAAAGAAATGGAACCTCCGGCGGCGGAACCGTGCAGTTCGATACGCTTATCGGTCCTCTGCCAAAGGTTGTAAAGGCCCAAGAGGGGCCCTACATTGTTGCAGGTGATATTGAAGTTCCTTCCGATAGAACGGTTACTATCGAGCCGGGGACAATTTTTTTGTTTCGTCCCTTTGCGGGGCTCCATGTGCAGGGAAGGCTTATTGCCGAGGGATCAAAAGCCCGTCCCATCGTGTTTACCTCCCATCTCGATCAGGAGTATAATCCATCGAGCACAGAATTTGCCAATCCTTACGATTGGAACGGGATATATATCCATACGGCGGGATATGGGACTCGCGTGGGTTATTGCAAAATCTATTATTCTGTTTACGGGATCGTTTCGGAGACAAAATTTATTCGTCTCGATCCGGTGATTTACAAATACAATGGAAAAAGTAATCTTGTTGTTGAAGGCGCCGAGCACAGGGTGAGCGATAAACCGTACAGTTACGTATTGTCGACCAAGGACGCGGTGAAAGACGGTGTTCCCGTCGATCTGCTCAAAGATCCTCTTGCACCGAAACGGAACTTTTTACGTTACGCCGGGCTAACGGCTTTTTTGGGTGGTTGTACTTTGGGTATATTTCAGACCTTTGAGGCCCAAAGCTCACAAGGGGACCTGGATGAAATAAGCCGGAAAGAATTTTCTGTTTTAAATAGCTATTCATCCGAGGAATGGACAGGTCGCCGAAACAGGCGCAATGAGGACGTCTTGCTTGCCAGCGCCGGATATGTGATCGGGCTTGTCGGTGCAACCGGTTTTGTCTGGTCTTTTTCCTTCTGAATTCTCAAAGAGGTACCCTATATGAAAACACCATTATCTGTCGCAGTAATTCTGATTGGACTGCTGGCTTTGTGCACCGATGATTACAATCCCTTTGAGGATGCAACCAATGCACGAATGAAGGTTATGGGAACGGTCTTTACCAACGACAGTGCAAAAATATTTTCCACCCGGCTCTGTACCCTCGCCGCCGCAGTCAGCGAACAGATCGATTCGGTTGTCGTGGAGGCCGACGACAACCGGTATTTCACCGACACTACGATCACGGAGATACGTTCTCAAGCCATCCAGCTCCTGTTCTCGTTTGTCGATACCGGTGCAAAGGAAATTATCATAGAAACCTATCGCAAGAACGATGATCATACTTCACTTACCATACCGGTCTATGTTTATTCACCTCTCAACCAGGAATCGATCGATACCGCTCTGGGGGCCGAGATGTCTCTGCACACAGAGCAAGTGGAGGACAGTGTCTGGTATCACTGGGTCTATGGAAACGAAATCCGTGCACAGCGTCATTCCCGGTACCCGACATTCAATGAAAACTTTTCCTTTACAGGGAAAAATATGCCCGGAAAACTTTGGGTATCCCTTGACTCTGCCGGTAATTCAAAAAGGTCGCCTTCAAAATCTTTTGCCGTCACCATTACCGACAATGCCGGGCCGCGTATCTTTGCGGCAAGCGGGACAATACAGGGAGACACGGTGTTTACCGGTGATAACCCGTTTGATTTTGAGGCGCTGGTGCGCGACCCGGGCGGTATACACCAGGTGCACATTGACGGTTCGGCGGCAAAGCAGTCTGCCGAGAACTATTATTATGCACGCTTTAATGATATGAGTCGGAGTCAGAACGAGCCGCAAACTGTAACGGTAGCGGCTACCGACCTGGATGGAAATTCCACGACCGAAACATTTTATGTTCGGTACGATCCGACGATTCAGAGTACACGGTCAACTCAGATTATGATCTCCGGCATTAAGGAAGATACCGCCACCGTCTCCTATCGAACATACCTTATTCAGGGAAATGTCCGAGAGTATATTTATCCGAATGTGGGCGTTTATGCATCTGTAAATGAGTCCGAACCCTCGGATACTCATTCGGTACCTATCGAAAATACCAGAGGCGATCTGGCCCTTTCGGTTGTTCTGGATGCAGGTTTCAACACGATTGCGATCGTTGCGCTTGATTCACTCGGCAACACGCTTACCCGGGAAACGGTTCAGGTGATCTATGATCCCACCGCCCCGGACACTGATGATCCAAAACTTACCGAAGTTACCGTAAATGGTATTCGGGTGGTTGAAAACCGGGTAAATTATATCGTTGACACAACGGCTTTACTGAGTTTTATTGCCTGGGATGAATCCGGTATCGAATCGGCAACCGTTAATAATAACGCACTTACGGCAGATAATGACGGATTTCACCGGCGTACTACTTTGGGGCCGGTTCCACATAGTGATTCGATGCTGGTTGCAATCGAGGTTACCGATAACGCTGGTATGAAAAGCGCTTTTTCTTTTTTTCTTCGTCAGAACCATAAGCCCCGGACAGCCTCCGGCAAGACCTGGCCTTCGAGACTCCTTGCGGGTTCTTCATTCGAAATGTCGCTCGATATATCGGATGAGGATGAAGTAACGGTTGAGCTTTTAGAGTCACCGCAAGGAATGAAAGTGGAAAAAGATGACGGCCCCAATAACTGGTCGTTGTCCTGGGATCCGGACAGTAGCGATACCGGCAGCTACACTGTTACCCTCACCTATACCGATCATTATCAGGATACCGCTATTAACTGGAATTTCGATGTAATCAGAGATACAACGGTACTGGTACAGTTTGCAACATCGTCGCTCGATTTCCCCGCACTTATCGAAGTGGGTGATGAGTTTTCACAAACACTCACCCTGCTTACCGGAACAGGAAAAGGACCTTTCGGCTATAAGGCGCAATTGACAACCACCGGAGAAACAGTACTCGATACGATTGTTGACGGTAGGGATCCGGTTGCGCTACGGTGGGCGCCCCGGAAGGCCGACATAGGAATTCGTCATCTAATGGTTACGGTAACCGACGCCTATGGCGACAGCGATGCGCTCTATCGTGATATCCAGGTGGCGCCTGCAAACGAGGATCCCTGTACGCTTGATGTTATGGTGCCCGACGGGATCGATACGACCGGTGAGGGGGCGCTCGATTTGAGGGACGTCGATACGGCGGTAACGCTGCGGATTGAAATATCCGACAGCGATCATCCGCTTACCGAGCATCATCAGGTCACAATCGAGACAAAGAGTCAGGTAATCGTTATCGACACGGTGTCGGATAAGACGGTCTTTTATACAATAAAGCCGTTTCGGAATGTAACAACCGATACCATCCGCGTTATTGCCCTCGATGCTACCGGGACACGGGATACCATGCTGATACCGGTGCTCTATCCTCTTGTACTGGAGCCGACTCAAATTGAAGGGCTTGCGATGTGGTATGACGCGGCATATAATGTCGAACTTGTAGGACCGCAAACCCAACGCGCCCATGTCTGGGGCGACCGGCACACCCGCTTTGTAAGGCTGGTTGCGGATCAGCAGGCGCCGCTTTATGTAGAAAACGTTGTCAATGAACTTCCGGCATTGCAATTTGACGGCGACAACAGGTTTATTAATTCCAATGTAGACTTTTTAGATGAATGGGTACACGAATCCTTTACGATTGCTATTGTTGCGAGGCCGGGTGTTGTCTCATCCACGGGGAACCATGCCCTTATCGGTCCGGGAACCTCACCGAAATTCGGTTTCGGTATTTCCCACGGGCATGCGGGCATATTCAAGGATTATGATAATGATCCCATTCCACCAGGAAATTATGCGTCCAATCTGCCGGTCGCTGAAAATGAATGGCATATTTTTGTGTTTCGTTCATCGGGTGCAGACTGGACCGGAATCGCCGTCGATGTATGGCTGAATGGAGAGAGGGGCGACCGGGAGCTTAGCGTAAGTGATGATATTCCCTCAGGATATTTTGTCGTAGGTTCTTCACTAAAACATTCGGCGGAATATGAATGGGAGGGTGATATTGCCGAAATCATTTATTTTGACAAAAAGATAACAGATGAAAATGCGGTTGCCCTGCAGCGTCATCTTGCCCGCAAATTCGGGTTGTCACTGCAATAATGCCGCGAAGAAAATGAAGTGCTATTCGGTTGGGCCGGTGTTTTCGGACAAGGTGCTTTTACTTTTCATTGCGGCAAGCCGGTATTGAGCGTTCTTTCTGACCAATCGGTCTTCTTTATTGTCGTGCCGTGCATGACGGATCACATATTTATAATGATATCGCGCATTGCCGGAATCACCAATCGCTTCAGAGGTCACTGCAAGTGCATAATGCACCGATGCATCACGTTTTTCATGGTAATACCGGTAGAGTTCCAGAAAGCGCTGGTGCGAGAGCCTGTATCGTCCGGATGCATAATGCTCTGCAGCCAGGTTGTAAAGAGTGTTGAAACTGAGTGCGTGCCCTGTCTTGATCCGTCGCATCAGATTGAGATTATAATACCCGGCACTATCGTAAAGCGAGAGCGCGTAAAATAGTCCGGCTTTGTTGAAATGATGGTTAATTATATCACCGGATTTCTTATAGTGGAACTCGAGTACCGGAAAATTGAGATAGATGAATTCGCCAGAGAAAAAACGGGGTGTGACGCTCTTCTTTTCCGAAGAGTAATAGTGGCTGCACAGAGAGGTGTTTTTGTTGAATTCTTCGCTTTTTTTTATACGATCGAACATTTGCCGTGCCTGTATCGTGTCACATGCCATTGTCGCCAGGGCCGCCAGCTCCAGGTCAAAGAGACGGCCGGTTTGAGCGTGGCGCTTGAGTGCAAATTCACCGGCCCGGCCAAAATCGCTTTTAACACATGCGATTTTATAGGCCGCGCTCAACAGTGAAGTGTCCGATGAGTCGGTGTTTACAGCCGCACAAATTATGCTGTAAGCGCTGTCTATTTTGCCTCTGGATAAATACCAGGCGGCGATTTCTCCCTGAAGGTTCTCTTTTTCAACTTCCGGCGCCGCGGGACAGGGATTCATGACCTTTTGAAGCAGTATTACCTGCGAGGTATCGAATGATTCGGTTTCCGAACTTCCCAGAAAATCATAAACAAGTTCGGTGATACCGGCGTCGCAGCCAAACCGGTTTATGTACTCCGCTACACAGCCTGCAAGGATGTCCGGCCGTTTGGCACGGGCGGCCATTCGGCATTTTTTTTCGTGGATTTCGTTACTGTCGGGAATGAGGGAAAGAGCCTTGTCGACGGCAATGAACGCTTTTTGGAGAAGGGAATCATCATAGTATCGCACATAGCGTTTGTTAATTAGTGTTCGGGCCGGTTCAATGTATGATGCATATTTCCGGGGTATGCCGCCTGTGGGATCGACCGTTACTTCGGTTACCACTTTTCGGGAAGGACGTTCGAGGGCTTCGGAAAAAAAACGCTCGCTTTTAAGCAGAAAAAGAACCGCTGTATCGGGGTGCTGTTGAAGATAATTGCCGATAAAATAATCGAACCGGTCATATTCTTTGCGATCCAGAAGCCCCTGGAGGGCCGGAACACTGAACGGACGCTTCTCCTGCTTCGACTGGGGCACACCAACCGTAACAAGCAAAATCAAAACTATAAGTGGATAATTTCGTATGCTCATGAATTAATTATAAGTTAGGAATGATAATATTTCAAATTCCCGAAGGAGAACAGGTCCCGGTATGTCGATACGTGATCGTTAGAGGAATAGTATTGCCGCCAAGGGCGATTACAGGAACAGCATGTGAGGGCTAATTTACCCCCACCGGCCCGGTTTATTCCGGCAGGGAAGGGAGACAAATCCCGAAGACCGGTAACGGGATTCCCCGGGCCTCGGAAATGGATTATGACGATCGGGATGACCACTTTTTGCATTTAAAGCAGCTTTCTATATGGTCATCGACCATACCGACCGCCTGCATGTGGGCATAACAGATTATCGAGCCGACAAAGGTAAAGCCTCTTTTTTTCAGATCCTTGCTCATGGCATCCGATTCCTTTGTGCGCGCCGGAATTTCTTCCCAGGATTTCCAGGGCTTTGGGGGCCTGCTTGTTGTGTAATTGGTGAATTGCCACATGTACCGGTCGAAGGTCCCGAATTCTTTGCGTACTTCGATAAATCGTTGAGCGTTGTTGATTGCGGATTTTATCTTGAGCCGGTTGCGGATAATGCCGGCGTCGTTCATCAGGCGGTCGAAATCTTTTGTATCGTACCGGGCGATTTTGTTCCAGTCCCAGTTATCGAATGCTGTGCGGAAGTTTTCGCGGCGTTTCAGGATTGTTATCCAGCTCAGTCCGGCCTGAAAGCCTTCGAGAATCAGCATTTCAAAGAGCTTTTTATCATCGTGAACAGGAATTCCCCACTCATTATCATGATAATCGATATAGACCGGATCATCGCCGGCCCAGGAGCATCTATTTATTTTGGGCGAGGAGTGCTTCGGCAAGAACAAGGTCCCTTCCGGTGGTGATTTTAAAGTTAAGCGGATCTCCCGGAGCATATCCCACCGGGACGCCGATATGCTCCATCAGCATGGCTTCATCGGTAGGGTAGGAGTCGAGATTTTTGGCCTGATTGAATGCCCGGAGCAAAGTCGGTTGATGAAAGAGCTGCGGTGTGCCGACCCGTATGAGTGATGAGCGGTCGACCGTTTCCAGACACCGGTCACCGTCAACTTTGCGGACCGTGTCGGTTTCGGGGGTGGCGGTGACGGCGCATCTGAAATCACTCCGTTTTTCAAGCAGGGAAGCAACAACCTCCTTTGTTACAAAGGGCCTGGCTGCATCGTGGATCAGTATCCAGTCGGAATCGGGGTTGCACGCCCTGACACCATTTTCGGCGGACTGCCACCGCTGCTCGCCGCCGGCAACGATCGTCACCTCTTTTGTCAGGCCCAGCGAACCCAAAGCTTCCAGTGTCACCCCGGTCATCTCGGGAGCCACCACCAGAAGAAGCTCTTCAATACCGGCAAACGAATCGAACGCCCGAAGCGAATGGGCAAAGAGCGGCATGCCGCCAAGCGGAACAAACGCTTTGGGCAAATCGTGACCCAACCGTTTCCCTTCACCGGCAGCGACAATAACAGCGCTGATTCTATTCATGCAATTCCTCTGTGAGTATTTTCGTGTCTATAAATAAAATATAAATACAGGCATGCAATAAAATGCACCCTACATCACTATTCAGATCGGCGATAATCAGCACGATCAGCGTTGCTTGTATTGAACTTGCGCGCCGCACTGAGTAACACACTGAGCTTATCGAAGTGCGTGTCGAAGTATCGGCGTTCTATTCGTTGATTGCTTGAGGATGATCGTCGGTCGCAAACGCAGCCGCCGCGGCATTGGAACGCACCTGCTCCGGGCTTTTACAGCCGGGAATGACAGTTGTTACCGCCGGATGTTTCAAACACCAGGCAAGTGCCCAGGAGGCCATATCGACTCCCTGTGGAACTTCTTCGTTTTTAATTTGCTGCACCAGGCGAAGTTTATCTTCGACCGCTTTTATATCGTGACCGCTTCGCACATCGTTGGATGCAAACGTATCACCCGGCTTGTACTTGCCCGACAGGTATCCGCTTGCCAGTGGAACCCGTGCCAGTACACCGAGATTGAATTTTTGCGCCCAGGGAAACGTTTTTTCTTCGGCGATCCGGTCGAGACGATTATAGAGAATCTGGAGCATTTCTGCACGGGCTTTGGGCGAAGACTGAGCCTGATACTCATTTGCCGGATTGATGGACATGCCGATATGCCGTACTTTGCCGGATTCGACAAATTTCCACAACCGTTCCCAGAGCGCTGGCTGCTCGAACTCTTCATTGAGCGCGGAATGAAACTGGTATATATCAATGTAATCGGTATGAAGCGCTTTCAGTGATTCATGAAGCTGCTGCTCGATTTCATCGGGGGACCAGTGACGGGTCCGGTTCATATGGGAATGGAATTTATGGCCGAATTTTGTGGCGATAATCCACTTTTCCCGGTTACCTTCGACTGCATGACCAACAAGCTCTTCGGACAGGTGGTCGCCATAGCACTCGGCGGTATCGATCAGGTTGATTCCATTATCGCCTGCAACTTTGATAATTGCATCAGCATCTTTCGTGGAGAACTGCTTTCCCCACTCTCCCCCGAACTGCCAGGCGCCCAGGCCGACAACGGAAACTTTCAATCCGGTTTTTCCCAGTGTGCGGTATTTCATGTCGGTACAAACTCCCATATTTCTAATTTATTTCCGGTCGACAATGCCCTGGACTTTCATGGGCAAACCGAAAATTTTGATAAATCCCTTTGCATCTTTCTGATCGTAGAAATCGGTATCGGTAAAGGACGCCAGGTCGGTCAGATACAGCGACTTGTCGGCCTTTGTGCCTGCCGGGACAATATTACCTTTATACAGTTTGAGCTTCACCGTGCCGCTTACATTCTGCTGGGTGATATCGATAAATGCATCCAGCGCTTTCCGGAGCGTGGTAAACCATTCGCCGTTATAAACCAGCTCGGCATATTTGCAGGCGACAAGCTCTTTGTAGTGGAGCGTGGCACGGTCGAGTACGAGCCGCTCCAGTTCCCGGTGCGCGGCATACAGGATCGTGCCGCCGGGGGTTTCGTACACTCCGCGTGATTTGATCCCTACCAGCCGGTTCTCCACCATGTCAACATGCCCGACCGCATGAATTCCACCCACCCGGTTGAGTTCGGTAAGCAGCTCGATCGGAGGAAGCTGTTTGCCGTTTACTTCAACAGGTGTTCCCTTTTCAAAACGGAGCTCGACATGCTCCAGCTTATCGGGCGCCTTTTCGATCGTGTTTGAAATAGTATACACATTATCGGGTGGCTCCACCGAAGGATCCTCCAGAACCCCGCCCTCATGACTGATATGCCAGATATTGCGGTCCTCGGAATAGATCTTCTTTTTAGATTGACTGATCGGTATATTGTGCTTTTCGGCATAATCGATACACTCTT from Chitinivibrionales bacterium encodes:
- the tag gene encoding DNA-3-methyladenine glycosylase I, which codes for MLREIRLTLKSPPEGTLFLPKHSSPKINRCSWAGDDPVYIDYHDNEWGIPVHDDKKLFEMLILEGFQAGLSWITILKRRENFRTAFDNWDWNKIARYDTKDFDRLMNDAGIIRNRLKIKSAINNAQRFIEVRKEFGTFDRYMWQFTNYTTSRPPKPWKSWEEIPARTKESDAMSKDLKKRGFTFVGSIICYAHMQAVGMVDDHIESCFKCKKWSSRSS
- a CDS encoding aldo/keto reductase, producing MKYRTLGKTGLKVSVVGLGAWQFGGEWGKQFSTKDADAIIKVAGDNGINLIDTAECYGDHLSEELVGHAVEGNREKWIIATKFGHKFHSHMNRTRHWSPDEIEQQLHESLKALHTDYIDIYQFHSALNEEFEQPALWERLWKFVESGKVRHIGMSINPANEYQAQSSPKARAEMLQILYNRLDRIAEEKTFPWAQKFNLGVLARVPLASGYLSGKYKPGDTFASNDVRSGHDIKAVEDKLRLVQQIKNEEVPQGVDMASWALAWCLKHPAVTTVIPGCKSPEQVRSNAAAAAFATDDHPQAINE
- a CDS encoding argininosuccinate synthase, with the translated sequence EKAIKTGAKKLYIEDLREEFITDYIYPTLKAGAVYEGSYLLGTSFARPLIAKRQVEIAHKEGATMVAHGATGKGNDQVRFELTYMALDPSLKIIAPWKDPKWGLHSREECIDYAEKHNIPISQSKKKIYSEDRNIWHISHEGGVLEDPSVEPPDNVYTISNTIEKAPDKLEHVELRFEKGTPVEVNGKQLPPIELLTELNRVGGIHAVGHVDMVENRLVGIKSRGVYETPGGTILYAAHRELERLVLDRATLHYKELVACKYAELVYNGEWFTTLRKALDAFIDITQQNVSGTVKLKLYKGNIVPAGTKADKSLYLTDLASFTDTDFYDQKDAKGFIKIFGLPMKVQGIVDRK
- a CDS encoding protein kinase; translation: MDHNDSKIQIRKDVIPSGMRRSGGMPDGAEQIPLGSGIVTSLLGKGGMANVYEIWNSQLEVHHAVKLINPNCSKDSLERFQTEIKITAKLHHPNITEIYAVGKWDDLPYIEMEKLDGVSLDALICQRGALPVPVCTAIGIMVGRALKYAHNQEYVIYGKTYHGIVHRDLKPGNIMVCKDGVVKLMDFGIARPTEASFHTFDGSVIGTLQYLSPEQLNGEELDIRTDIYSLGTTLYEALTGKQAFPEKNVHKLVVDKSANKFVPLKEYALSVPPRLAKLIHKSMLYERSKRIADAGVFLAELDKIHRSVTSAFPEEVVQRYLNSPEEGKTVIPTRNMLPIRITVACLCIILAGFSFFKLVRYYLSEWKEQTAVLDPKQPPVIQEPVKSAPPPEVIAEQPEQKNVTGRRKVHQAETSPKKVSSKTEPASRKAEPERAPPKKTMSPIEKLQIRYADTELIDIMALELKNGNYSSAVTIYDHLSPGVQASQQALLYMLRALNKTGDRVRLAEFIDKTELNDAEFYLAAARLSYERKNIVKTKTLLEKSLKSPRLLMDYNKLKQEVSYYRALCSTYLFDKNPSEENWKAAIGEWHQVMSLLRSEPQHKYYQKAESERKRIGAKFRSRQG
- the ispD gene encoding 2-C-methyl-D-erythritol 4-phosphate cytidylyltransferase, producing MNRISAVIVAAGEGKRLGHDLPKAFVPLGGMPLFAHSLRAFDSFAGIEELLLVVAPEMTGVTLEALGSLGLTKEVTIVAGGEQRWQSAENGVRACNPDSDWILIHDAARPFVTKEVVASLLEKRSDFRCAVTATPETDTVRKVDGDRCLETVDRSSLIRVGTPQLFHQPTLLRAFNQAKNLDSYPTDEAMLMEHIGVPVGYAPGDPLNFKITTGRDLVLAEALLAQNK